From the Danaus plexippus chromosome 9 unlocalized genomic scaffold, MEX_DaPlex mxdp_24, whole genome shotgun sequence genome, the window gtttaatgtatttgaaattaaaataacgataCTCAACTGAATATTACTCAGCAGAGTAtagaaataagtattttaaaagataatgtctatcatgaaaaaatatttcaattattgccagattaaatgaaaaacaaattctaaAGTAGCAACTTTAGACAGATATGTCAAAAGGCGATTTTCTTTAActctttttctaaattttaacgAACTCCAACAAGCTTCTTTATTGTTatgcgtttatttttttagttttaattcttatccaaaatattttacaatataagttataattgaCAGAACATAGTGCATTCACTCTAAACTGGAAAGTCACAccattacttattataaatactcaaTAGCTGATAGTTGATTAGTTGctgttattttatgtcaataaGAGAGGTAATAACGTTTTAAGTTGCTCTAATCTTGGGATGGTGTAGCAGCTTGCAGTCGTGAGCGGTGCTCACCCAAAGTACTATCCATTGGGACACTACTAAACAAAAATTCAGTAAAATGTCAAACGTGGAGAACGTTTGCCCCCAAGTTCTTCGCGGAGTGACGAAGGAGCTACGGCGGCTGGCAGCTAATCCTCCAGCCGGCATCAAGCTGGTGCTGCGTGATGATGATATCACAGACGTGGTGGCGCTCATCGACGGCCCCGGTAAAGACTCATGAAACACTTCcttacatttacaattattgcCATATCGatatacataaacaatatACCTTCTCAGGCTTATACAAGGCACATTGAAtaagttttcatataatatgtgctttaaaaactttttttacaatatttattatgttctgTAAAAGTAGTACACTTAGTATACATAATGCAAACATTAATGGAACTTTATCTTAATGTGTTTCTCTTCTCTGTCTTAATGTATTTGTTCAAAATATGACTaaacagatttttaataaattagagtattattatataacatgccAAGTATCAGGTAGTTTAGGTATTAGagaggttttaatatttttgttgctaAGACAATAGTCAGCAAATGGAACTCTAAAGATTTACTTCTTGttagtacatttatattaaatgttatgtatgtgtgtgaggATCCACATATTGAATggattttgataattatcatGTTTGTGGTTTAGTTTATTTGGttaaacacatattttataatccaGTATCTAATAGATAGATTACGAGGGTCACACTTGTGTCTGTACGATACAAATATgctatacatttatttgttctgAATTTTCTTTGATGCTTGCTAGTCAACTAAACAAAATGAGATATGTCCATTTAATACTATATctcttgtttaaattttaacaattaattcaacattactttaattaaaaaaaaagcaattataCATAAGttcttaactttttaataaaaagatttatataagtacTACATATTCAGTAATgctttttttgtacataaaaaacattgttcaTATAAGAACCAACACAGACGAGAACAAacttattaattcattttggtAGAGCATAGTAGGACCTGTTACATCAAAATTGGTCTCGCCATTTCAATGATAATCTTGTACTAATAGATTAgcaaaaatgttgaaaatatcattttgtaaaaattgatGTTGTGGTACAAACAGACTctcattgaaattatttgtaagGATGTCTTGGGTAGTAACCATTTAGAATTCTTTTTTgatcaaaattttgttcagTTACAATTTTGGGCACATCATTAAATCTGAGAATAAGAGACATGTGATTAAACCGAACTTAATACAATAGAACAGGTCATAGCGCGTTTTATTAATCCATTGTTTAAAAACTGTTGTGCTACAAGAGATGCCTCATGTCGTTTCAGCGGACACGCCGTACGCTGGTGGCGTGTTCCGGGTGCGCCTGTGTCTGGGGCGCGAGTTCCCCACGGCCCCTCCTCGCGCGTTCTTCCTCACTCGCATCTTCCACCCCAACGTGTCGTCGGCGGGTGAGGTGTGCGTCAACACCTTGAAGCGCGATTGGCGGCCAGAGCTCGGACTGGAGCACGCTCTGCTCGCCGTCAAGTGTCTGCTGATCGCCCCCAACGCAGACTCAGCGCTCAACGCGGAGGCGGCCGCCTTACTCAGAGACCGCTACGACGACTACTTCGCCCGCGCCAAGCTCTACACCGACATACATGCGGGGGTCGGGGTGGCCGCGGTGTTTCGTGAGGAGGCGGCTGCGGCTGCGGCTGCGGCTGCGGAGGGGGACGGGGAAGGGGGGCCGAGGGTCAAGCGTGAGCGGCGCGTGGGAGCCCCGCCCGCAAGAGACAAGAGACGTATACTGAAGAGGTTATGAGAGGACGGCGACTGCTAAGATTATAATAggaatgtaaaataatgtctctaattttatttaacttttaatatgtgataataaattttgattttctttatatttgccccatgttttatttgttcttggataattttatttttgatgtcatcggattaaattattttcttaaaaattttaagacgaTTGTAATatgaactatatataataagagtaTGAATGCGTGTTAAAGCGTGTAAAG encodes:
- the LOC116767689 gene encoding ubiquitin-conjugating enzyme E2 S; translation: MSNVENVCPQVLRGVTKELRRLAANPPAGIKLVLRDDDITDVVALIDGPADTPYAGGVFRVRLCLGREFPTAPPRAFFLTRIFHPNVSSAGEVCVNTLKRDWRPELGLEHALLAVKCLLIAPNADSALNAEAAALLRDRYDDYFARAKLYTDIHAGVGVAAVFREEAAAAAAAAAEGDGEGGPRVKRERRVGAPPARDKRRILKRL